In Pseudoroseomonas cervicalis, the DNA window TGGCGCCAATGTAACCGCCAGGAGGCCGAGGTTAGGAGCCGCAGCCCGCCCCGACCCGTTAAAAAAACGGAAGCCAGCCCCCTCTCCACGCCAGGGCTCCGGCCGGAATCGCCTTGCACGAGAACAGCTTGGCCGCAAGGAACCGGTCACGCGCAAGCCTGCCGGGCGCTCCGGCCGAGGCGCCCTAGGGGGCGGTCTCCGGCATCGTCCCGGTGACGTCCAGCCGGCGCCATTCGATCGGCCCGGCCTCCGCCGCCGCCATGCTCTCCAGCACCGCCACCCCGGCATCCGAGGCATCGCCGCGCCGCGCCGCCACGCGCTGCCGCAGCAGCTCGAGCGGCGCCTCCAGCCAGACGCCCTGGAAGGGCAGGCCCAGCGCCGCCGCCACATCGGCGATGCGCTGCCGCAGAACAGGGTCGAGGAAGGCGGCATCGGCGATGACGCTGTGCCCGCCGCGCAGCGCCGCCTCGGCCAGCGCGAACAGCTCCGCATGCACGGCGGCGCTTTCGGCGGGCGCATAGGCCTCCGGCGGCAGGCGGGTCTCGGGCGCCAGGCCGTGCCGGCGCTTGCGGATCTCGTCGCTGCGCAGGATCAGCGCGCCGGGCACGGCGCCGAGCGCCGGCGCCCAGTGCCGGGCCCAATGGCTCTTGCCGGTGCCGGGCAGCCCGCCCACCGCCAGCAGCCGCGGCGGCGCCGGGCGCAAGGCGGCCTCGGCCGCCGCCAGCCAGGGCAGCCCGTCCTGGCCGATGCGCTGCAGGCAATGGGCGCGGATCAGGAAGCGCAGCGACAGCCAGAGCGGCAGCCCCCGCACCAGCTCCGCATCGCCGCTGCGCGCCACATAGCGGTTCAGCACCCGGTTGGCGGCGCCGGGGCCGACCCGCAGCATCAGATCGGCCAGCAGGAAGGCCAGGTCGTAGCCGGTGTCGATGGTGGCCAGCGCCTCGTCGAATTCCAGCGCGTCGAAGGGCACCGGCCGGCCCTCCCACAGCACCAGATTGGCCAGGTGCAGGTCGCCATGGCAGCGCCGCACCCGCCCCGCGGCGGCGCGGGCGGCCAGGAAGGGCGCCAGACGGACAATGGCCGCCTCCAGCGCCGTGGCCCAGGCCGCGATGCGGGCCTCGGGCAGGCCGGTGGCCAGGCCGGCATTGCGGCATTCGCGCGCCACGCGGCGCAACGCCGCCTCCGGCACCCAGCCCTCGACCGGGGCCAGCCGCGCATGCATGGCGGCCACCGCATCGCCCAGCGCATCCTGCAGCGGCGCGTCCAGCGCGCCGCGCGCCGCGACGGCATCGAGGAAATCGGCCGCCGGCAGCGGCGCCATCTCCAGCACGAATTCCTCGGCCGCGCCGTCGCCATCGAGCCGCAGCGCGCCATCCGGGCCGCGGCTCAGCGCATGCACGCCGCGATACAGGCCGGGGGCGGCGGGGGCGTTCAGCACCAGCTCGCGCCGGCAGAAATGCTCGCGCGCCGCCAGGCTGGTGAAGTCGAGGAATTCGAGCGCCACCGCCTTCTTCAGCTTCAGCACCCGGTCGCGGCCGACATAGACGGCGGAGATATGCGTCTCCACCGGCGCGGCCCCGGTCAGCCGGCCGAGCAGCGCGGCCGCCTCCGCCTGCCCGGCCGGGATGCTCACGGGTAGAGCGACTCGATCCGCCAGCCTTCGGGGGCGGCGTGGAAGACGCGGCGGTCATGCAGGCGGAAGGGCATGTCCTGCCAGAACTCGATGCGCGAGGGCAGCACGCGGTAGCCGCCCCAATGCGGCGGGCGCGGGATCTCCTCGCCCGGGTGGCGCGCCTCGGCCTCGGCCAGGGCGGCCTCCAGCTCGGCCCGGCCGGAGAGCGGGCGGGACTGGCGCGAGGCCCAGGCGCCCAGCCGCGACAGCCGCGGGCGGGTCGCGTAATAGGCGTCGGATTCGGCGTCGGTAACCTGCTCCACCGCGCCCTCGACGCGCACCTGGCGGCGCTGGGTCTTCCAGTGGAAGATCAGCGCGGCGCGCGGATTGGCGGCCAGCTCCCCGCCCTTGCGGCTCTGCCGGTTGGTGAAGAAGACGAAGCCGCGCTCATCCAGCCCCTTCAGCAGCACGATGCGGGCGGAGGGGAAGCCCTCCGGCGTCGTGGTCGCCAGCGTCATGGCGTTGGGGTCGTTCGGCTCGGAGGCCTCGGCCTCCTGCAGCCAGTCGCGGAACAGCGCGAAAGGTTCGGTGGCGGCGATCGGCGCGGTCATGCGGCTCCCCCTTGCCCAGGCGCCGGGGGTGTGCCACCACGACCCCACCCTTGCAACGGGGAAACACCCCGCACCCCCCCTCCCTGTAGAAGCGGTCCTGCCTGCCCATGGAAGCTGCCGATCCCCAAGCGAAGATCCCCACCGGCACGCTGATGGCCGGCAAGCGCGGCCTCATCATGGGTGTCGCCAATGACCGCTCCATCGCCTGGGGGATCGCCCGCGCCCTGGCCGCGCAGGGGGCCGAGATCGCCTTCACCTATCAGGGGGAGGCGCTGGAGAAGCGCGTCCGCCCGCTGGTGGAGAGCATCGGCGCCGATATCCTGCTGCCCTGCGACGTCACCGACGAGGCCAGCATCGACGCCGTCTTCGCCGCGCTGGAGCAGCGCTGGGGCAAGATGGACTTCCTGGTCCACGCCATCGGCTTCGCCGACAAGCAGTTCCTGCGCGGCCGCTATTTGGACACCCCGCGCGAGGCCTTCCTGCAGGCGCTCGACATCTCCTGCTTCTCCTTCGTCTCGGTCAGCCGCCGGGCGGCGGCGCTGATGCCGGAGGGCGGCTCGCTGCTGACCCTGTCCTATCTGGGGGCGGAGCGCGTCACGCCGCATTACAACGTCATGGGCGTGGCCAAGGCGGCGCTGGAGGCCAGCGTGCGCTACATGGCGGTCGATGTCGGCGGCCAGAACATCCGCGTCAACGCCATCAGCGCCGGCCCGATCAAGACGCTGGCGGCCAGCGGCATCGGCGATTTCCGCTACATCCTGAAGTGGAACCAGTACAATTCGCCGCTGAAGCGCAACGCCACCATCGAGGATGTCGGCGGCGCGGGGCTGTACCTGCTCTCCGATCTCGGCGCCGGCGTCACCGGCGAGGTGCACCATGTCGATTGCGGCTACCATGTCGTCGGCATGAAGGCGGTCGACGCGCCGGACATCTCGGTCGTCTGAACCTCCCGGCGGGGGGAGCATGCCTCCCCCCGGCAACCCCGCCCGCCTCCGGCGGTTGGTCCTCCACACCAGAGGAGGACCGAGGCATGTCGCACACCGACCGCCAGGGCGGCCCCGGCAGCAGCCACCAGAACCGCCAGGCCCCCGGGAAATCCGCCCCCACCGGGCACAAGCACGCGCAGCCGCCGCAGGGGCCGCGGCCGGGCGAGCCGACCAACCCCGATCGCAGCCGGGTCTCCGGCGGCGGGGGCGAGCGGGACCGCCACCACACCCATGACAGCCGCGAGAGGTCCTGAGCCATGCCTGAGGACCGCAAGCCCGAGCCCGCCCCGCTCGAGGAGGAGGGTCGCGCCACCGGCAGCATCGAGCAGCCGATCCCGCCCGGCGAGGTGCAGCCCGGCGAGATGAACGAGCTGGCCGCCACGCTGGGCGGCCCGATCGACGTCTTCCCCGGCCGCCGCCGCAAACCCGTGCAATCGGGCAACTGACGGCGGGGTCCCCAAAGGAACAACTGGGGGGACCCTGTCCCCCCAGCGGGAGGGTCCGGGAGGGCAGCGCCCTCCCGGCGGCTGGCGGAGCCAGCCATGATCCCGCATAACCGGCGCCCCAGATCTTTGCCGCCGGTGCCCTGCCCATGTCCCACAACAGTTTCGGCCATCTCTTCCGCGTCACCAGCTGGGGCGAGAGCCATGGTCCGGCGATTGGCGGCGTGGTGGATGGCTGCCCGGCCGGCATTCCGCTCACCGAGGCCGACATCCAGCCTTTCCTGGACCGCCGCCGCCCCGGCCAGAGCAAATTCGTCACCCAGCGGCAGGAGCCCGACCAGGTCCGCATCCTGTCCGGCGTGTTCGAGGGGCTGACCACCGGCACGCCGATCAGCCTGCTGATCGAGAACCAGGACCAGCGCAGCAAGGATTACGGGGAGATCAAGGACCGCTTCCGCCCCGGCCATGCCGACCTGGCCTATCACCTGAAATACGGCGTGCGGGATTATCGCGGCGGCGGCCGTTCCAGCGCGCGGGAGACGGCGGTGCGGGTCGCCGCCGGCGCCATTGCCCGCAAGCTGCTGGGGCCGGAGGTGGTGATCCGCGGCGCCATGGTGCAGATGGGCCCGCTCGGCATCGACCGCGCCCGCCTCGACTGGGCGGAAACCGACAGAAATCCCTTTTTCTGCCCCGATCCCGGCGCCGTCGCCGCCTGGGAGGAGAAGCTCGCCGCCACCCGCAAATCCGGCTCCTCGCTCGGCGCCGTCATCGAGCTGGTGGCGGAGGGCGTGCCGGTCGGCCTCGGCGCGCCGCTTTATGGCAAGCTGGATGCCGACCTCGCCGCCGCGCTGATGAGCATCAATGCGGTGAAGGGCGTCGAGATCGGCGAGGGCTTTGCGAGTGCCGCGCTGGATGGCGAGGCCAATGCCGATGAGATGCGCATGGGCGCCAATGGCGAGGTCGATTTCCTCTCCAACCATGCCGGCGGCATCCTGGGCGGCATCTCCACCGGCCAGCCGGTGGTGGCGCGTTTCGCGGTGAAGCCCACCTCCTCCATCCTGACGCCGCGCCGCTCGGTCGACCGCTTCGGCCAGGAGGTGGAGGTGCTGACCAAGGGCCGCCACGACCCCTGCGTCGGCATCCGCGCCGTGCCGGTGGGCGAGGCGATGCTGGCCTGCGTGCTGGCCGACCACCTGCTGCGCCACCGCGCGCAGAACCCGGACGCGCCGAGCCGCCCCCGCCTGCCGCGCAACTGACGCCGAAAAAAACCGCGGGAGCCCGCAACGAAACCGCCCAGGCGGCGTTTCCGTCGCGGCCTCCCGCCGGCCTTGCAACCCGGCGTGACCCGGGGCCGGCATGCCGCCGAATATCCGACCTCCGCACTTGACTATTCAGCCGGAGATTTGGATAGGAAGGGCGACAGACCTGCCGAGACACGACCATGCTCCAGGCCACCATCGCCGCCCCGGATGACGCCATCGATGCCTGCCACGGCCTGCTGGCCCTGGCCGGCGAAGCCGCCTGGCAGGCCCGCATGGCCGAGCTGGCGGCCCGTGCCCGCCCGCATTCCTGGGCCGGCCGCGCCGCCCAGCAGCGCCACGCCCTGGAATTGCTGCTGGCCCGCCTGGCCGATCCGCGCCAGACCCCGAAGCTGAACGCCGCCGAGCGCCGCGTGCTCTCCCTGGCGCGGGAGGCGGTGCAGCTCTCCGACACCCTGCCCGAGGCGCCGCGCGCCCGGCTGCGCGAGCGGCTGCTGCAGGGGCTGACCGGCGAGGCCACGCTGATCCCGCTCTTCCACCTGCTGCGCGAGGCCAGCCGCCAGCGCGCCCGCGGCTTCACCGTCCAGTTCACCGGCCTGACCGAGGGCACGCCCTACGATTTGCTGCTGGAGCGCGACGGGGTGCAGGCCGAGCAGGTCTGCCGCAGCGTCTCGGCCGAGGAAGGCCGCCACCTGCACCGCACCGATTGGTGCGCCCTGGTGGATGGCATCAACCCCGATCTGCAGACCTGGCTGGCCGCGCATCCCGGCCGCTATCTGCTGAAGATGACCCTGCCCGAGGGCATCCAGGACCCGGACGGCCTGGCCGGGCTGCAGCGCCAGGTCAGCGCCCTGCTGGCCACCGAGAAGCGCCAGGACGCCACCGCCGCCGCCGTGCTGAAGCTGGACCCGCTGATGCTGGCCGGCGTGCAGGCCGCCGGCCAGGGCCTGCCGCAGCGGCTGCGCGACCAGTTCGGCCCCGATGCCCATCTGGCCGTCACCGGCGATCCTTCGGGCGGCAGCGTCTTCGTCATGGCTGCCCGCGCCGGGCGGGAGAACGGCCTGGCCGCCGCCGTGGTGCGGCATCTGGGCCAGGCCGCCGAGGAATGCCTCAGCGGCACCCGCCCCGGCATCGTCTCCATCTTCCTCGACGATGTGGAGCGCGCCGAATGGCGCCATCTGCGCGACACGCTGGAGCTGGAGGGCGCGGTGCGCCGCTTCTTCACCACCGCCCCGGCCCGCCGCATCACCGCCGCCGCCTGCACCACGCGGCTGGAGATGTTCGGCGCCGCCCCGCCCCACGCCGCCGAGGAAGGCGAGCTGCGCTACCGCAACCAGGCCCATCCCGCGGCGCGCGACGCCGCCCTGCTGCCGGCCATCACCTCCTGCAGCTGAGGCCCCCGCGGCTGAAGCCCGCTAGGACAGCAACGCTGAACAAAACGTTACGGCGACTCTCCCCCGTCCTGGCAAAGTTTCGTCGCGGTGCTGCCACTTTTCCCTGCATGCTGCGTTGCAGTGAAATCCCGCAATTGCTGCCTCCCAGGAGGTGCCGCGATGTCCGAACGTGAGATGGAAGCCAAGCTGGTCGAGCTGGACCGGCTGCTGAACGACCCCGAGGTGCGGATGGACCCGCATCGCGTCTGGTCCCTGCTGCAAGAGATCTCCGGCGCCAGCCAGGCCGCCGCAACCCAGCGCGCCGCCTGAGGGCGGTC includes these proteins:
- the pdxH gene encoding pyridoxamine 5'-phosphate oxidase, producing MTAPIAATEPFALFRDWLQEAEASEPNDPNAMTLATTTPEGFPSARIVLLKGLDERGFVFFTNRQSRKGGELAANPRAALIFHWKTQRRQVRVEGAVEQVTDAESDAYYATRPRLSRLGAWASRQSRPLSGRAELEAALAEAEARHPGEEIPRPPHWGGYRVLPSRIEFWQDMPFRLHDRRVFHAAPEGWRIESLYP
- the fabI gene encoding enoyl-ACP reductase FabI gives rise to the protein MEAADPQAKIPTGTLMAGKRGLIMGVANDRSIAWGIARALAAQGAEIAFTYQGEALEKRVRPLVESIGADILLPCDVTDEASIDAVFAALEQRWGKMDFLVHAIGFADKQFLRGRYLDTPREAFLQALDISCFSFVSVSRRAAALMPEGGSLLTLSYLGAERVTPHYNVMGVAKAALEASVRYMAVDVGGQNIRVNAISAGPIKTLAASGIGDFRYILKWNQYNSPLKRNATIEDVGGAGLYLLSDLGAGVTGEVHHVDCGYHVVGMKAVDAPDISVV
- a CDS encoding peptide chain release factor 1, with the protein product MSEREMEAKLVELDRLLNDPEVRMDPHRVWSLLQEISGASQAAATQRAA
- a CDS encoding bifunctional aminoglycoside phosphotransferase/ATP-binding protein; its protein translation is MSIPAGQAEAAALLGRLTGAAPVETHISAVYVGRDRVLKLKKAVALEFLDFTSLAAREHFCRRELVLNAPAAPGLYRGVHALSRGPDGALRLDGDGAAEEFVLEMAPLPAADFLDAVAARGALDAPLQDALGDAVAAMHARLAPVEGWVPEAALRRVARECRNAGLATGLPEARIAAWATALEAAIVRLAPFLAARAAAGRVRRCHGDLHLANLVLWEGRPVPFDALEFDEALATIDTGYDLAFLLADLMLRVGPGAANRVLNRYVARSGDAELVRGLPLWLSLRFLIRAHCLQRIGQDGLPWLAAAEAALRPAPPRLLAVGGLPGTGKSHWARHWAPALGAVPGALILRSDEIRKRRHGLAPETRLPPEAYAPAESAAVHAELFALAEAALRGGHSVIADAAFLDPVLRQRIADVAAALGLPFQGVWLEAPLELLRQRVAARRGDASDAGVAVLESMAAAEAGPIEWRRLDVTGTMPETAP
- the aroC gene encoding chorismate synthase; translation: MSHNSFGHLFRVTSWGESHGPAIGGVVDGCPAGIPLTEADIQPFLDRRRPGQSKFVTQRQEPDQVRILSGVFEGLTTGTPISLLIENQDQRSKDYGEIKDRFRPGHADLAYHLKYGVRDYRGGGRSSARETAVRVAAGAIARKLLGPEVVIRGAMVQMGPLGIDRARLDWAETDRNPFFCPDPGAVAAWEEKLAATRKSGSSLGAVIELVAEGVPVGLGAPLYGKLDADLAAALMSINAVKGVEIGEGFASAALDGEANADEMRMGANGEVDFLSNHAGGILGGISTGQPVVARFAVKPTSSILTPRRSVDRFGQEVEVLTKGRHDPCVGIRAVPVGEAMLACVLADHLLRHRAQNPDAPSRPRLPRN